A genome region from Montipora capricornis isolate CH-2021 unplaced genomic scaffold, ASM3666992v2 scaffold_394, whole genome shotgun sequence includes the following:
- the LOC138035448 gene encoding gephyrin-like gives MSVGIKVGILTVSDRCSRGEAEDKSGPNLRKLVLAATSLNVAKVLCDCVPDEPRDIQRVLVHWCDTENAHLVLSTGGTGFSPRDVTPEVTMEVIERPANGLTMRMLNESLKVTPMAMLSRAVCGIRKGTIIINLPGSLKGSQECFQFVLPALHHAIEVLRGSPNVGVIHASMQGVTHSSVLDSTHSSGIRHNCPHKSHPGTVRDLSKVAERDRHSPFPLVLMDKAVSMVMDNVYCLPKIVIPLENSLGYILASDVFAKEPFPPFPASIKDGYAVLSSDGPGERLVLGPVTAGEMTECHVVSGHVMRITTGAPVPPGADAVVQVEDTELLESDSDGKIERKIKILSSPNVGVDIRPIGFDVKKDEQILTCFEKLGPAELGLMASLGLTEIEVFQKPKVAVLSTGNELINPDEVTKPGKIRDSNKIALKSLIKSHGFEVIDLGIAADTPQDLESKLCFGLEKADVIVSSGGVSMGEKDFLKPVLEDLLGAKIHFGRVFMKPGKPTTFATVIVNGMKKMVFALPGNPVSAMVTFNLFVLPALRKLAGYQYPELTKVKAKLPQAVQLDLRPEYHRVVLSWKSGEAIPSAVSTGSQCSSRLLSMRTANALLVLPPRTENLTRIEAGEIVEALIIGEI, from the coding sequence ATGTCCGTTGGAATAAAAGTGGGGATTTTAACCGTAAGTGACCGATGTTCTCGCGGAGAAGCTGAAGATAAAAGTGGACCAAATCTGCGAAAATTAGTACTAGCCGCTACCTCGCTAAATGTTGCGAAAGTCCTTTGCGATTGTGTTCCAGACGAACCACGAGACATCCAAAGAGTGTTGGTTCATTGGTGCGATACCGAAAATGCCCACCTCGTTCTAAGTACTGGAGGAACAGGGTTTTCACCTCGAGATGTCACTCCAGAGGTGACCATGGAAGTCATCGAAAGACCAGCAAATGGTCTTACAATGCGAATGTTGAACGAGTCCCTGAAGGTGACTCCAATGGCCATGCTGTCCAGAGCAGTATGTGGTATAAGGAAGGGGACGATCATCATCAACTTGCCAGGAAGTCTAAAGGGATCTCAAGAATGTTTCCAATTTGTTTTGCCTGCTTTGCACCATGCTATAGAAGTGTTGCGAGGAAGTCCCAATGTTGGTGTCATCCATGCCTCTATGCAAGGTGTTACCCATTCTTCAGTGCTAGACTCCACCCATTCAAGTGGCATCCGTCATAACTGCCCACATAAGTCCCATCCTGGGACTGTAAGAGATCTCAGCAAAGTGGCAGAGCGAGATCGCCATTCTCCTTTTCCTCTTGTTCTGATGGATAAAGCTGTTTCAATGGTAATGGATAATGTTTACTGTCTCCCAAAAATAGTCATACCGTTGGAGAATTCCCTAGGTTATATCCTTGCTTCTGATGTTTTTGCTAAAGAGCCATTTCCTCCGTTTCCTGCTTCCATCAAAGATGGGTATGCTGTGTTATCATCTGATGGTCCTGGAGAACGCTTGGTCCTTGGCCCAGTGACTGCGGGGGAAATGACAGAATGCCACGTTGTTTCTGGCCATGTGATGCGCATTACCACAGGAGCTCCAGTACCTCCTGGAGCTGATGCTGTAGTTCAGGTTGAAGATACAGAGTTACTGGAGAGTGACAGCGACgggaaaattgaaagaaaaattaaaattctctcCTCTCCCAATGTTGGCGTGGACATTAGACCAATTGGCTTTGATGTCAAGAAAGACGAGCAGATTTTAACATGTTTTGAAAAACTTGGACCTGCAGAGTTGGGTTTAATGGCTTCACTTGGATTAACTGAAATTGAAGTCTTTCAAAAACCAAAGGTTGCTGTCCTTTCAACTGGAAATGAGCTGATTAACCCAGATGAGGTCACCAAACCAGGGAAAATCAGAGATAGTAATAAGATTGCTCTGAAGTCGTTGATTAAGTCTCACGGCTTTGAGGTCATTGATTTGGGAATTGCAGCTGATACTCCTCAAGATCTggaatccaaactttgttttggcCTGGAAAAAGCAGATGTCATTGTGTCATCTGGTGGAGTGTCAATGGGggaaaaagatttcttaaaaccTGTTTTAGAAGACCTTCTAGGTGCCAAAATTCATTTTGGAAGAGTGTTCATGAAACCAGGAAAACCAACCACCTTTGCAACTGTCATTGTGAATGGAATGAAAAAAATGGTGTTTGCACTTCCTGGTAACCCTGTGTCAGCAATGGTCACCTTTAATCTGTTTGTTCTCCCTGCACTTCGTAAGTTGGCAGGATATCAGTATCCTGAGTTGACTAAAGTAAAGGCTAAGTTGCCGCAAGCAGTGCAGCTGGATTTGAGGCCTGAATATCACAGAGTTGTATTGTCATGGAAATCTGGAGAAGCAATCCCATCGGCAGTTTCAACTGGTAGTCAGTGTAGCAGTAGGCTACTGAGTATGAGAACTGCAAATGCACTGCTTGTTTTGCCACCAAGGACTGAAAATTTGACAAGAATTGAGGCAGGAGAGATTGTTGAGGCTTTGATAATTGGTGAAATTTGA